The segment GCAACGACGAGCAGTCGCTCATCGCGGCCGCCGAGCGCTTCCTCGGGCTCGCCCACAGCGACATCAAGGAGATCGCCTACAAGAACCTGGAAGGGCACCTCCGCTCGATCGTCGGCCGGCTCACGGTCGAGGAGATCGTCCGGGACCGCCAGAAGTTCAACCAGGAGGTGCTGACGGAGGCGACCTCCGACCTGGCCAAGATCGGCCTCGGGGTCGACGTCCTGACCGTCCAGAAGATCGAGGACAAGGAGGGCTACATCCAGGCCCTCGGCAAGAAGCGGACGGCCGAGGTCAAGCGCGACGCGCAGATCGGCGAGGCGTCCGCCGCCCGCGAGGCGACGATCAGCTCGACCACCGCGATTCGCGAGGGCAAGGAGCGCGAGAACGAGAACCTGGCCCTCATCGCGCAAGCCGAGAAGGAGCGCGACGTCAAGAAGGCGCAGTACGCGGCCGAGGTCCAGGGCCAGCAGGCGCGCGCCCAACAGGCCGGCCCGCTGGCCGAGGCCAAGGCCCGCCAGGAAGTCGTCGAGCAGGAGGTGCTGATCGAGCTGGCGCGCACCAAGAAGCAGACGGAGGTGGCCGAGGCCGAGGCGGTCCGACGCCAGCAGCAACTCCTGGCCGAGGTCGTCAAGCCGGCCGATGCCGAGCGGCAGAAGACGATCCTGGCGGCCGAGGCCCAGAAGCAGAAGGAGATCCTGGAGGCCGAGGGCCGGAAGACGGCGATCGTCGCGATCGCCGACGCCGAGCGCCAGCGTCACGCGCTGGAAGGCCTCGGAGAGGCCGACGCCCTCAAGGCCAAGCTGGTGGCGGAGGCCGAAGGCATCAAGGCCAAGCTCCTGGCCGAGGCCGAGGGCATCCAGGCCAAGCTCCTGGCCGAGGCCAACGGAGTGAAGGCGAAGCTCCTGGCCGAGGCCGAGGGCGCCCTCAAGAAGGCCGAAGCGTTCGCCAAGCTCGACGAGTCCTCGAAGACGTTGCTCGTACTGGAGCGCTTCCCCGAGGTCATCAAGGCGTTCGCGCCGGTGGCCGGGGCGGTGGCGGCTCCGCTCGGAAACATCGACCGGCTCGTCATGGTCGACAGCGGGGGGCACGGGGACGGCGGCAGTACCCTGACGCGGCTCGCCAGCACGGTCCCGACGACGCTGTTCGGCCTGCTCCAGACCTCCAAGGCGCTCGGCATCGATCTCACGGGACTGCTCGGGAAGGCCGGAGTGCGGGAGGAGGGTGACGGCCGGACGGTGATCAAGGACAAGAGCTAGGGACCGGCTGGATGGCGACCCCGGTCTACCGATCACAGACGCCGTTCACCGACAAGGGCAGCGCGACGCTGGTCGTCACCTGCGGCAGCAACGCGTTCGCGCCCTATGTGCGGGAGTTCCTCGAGCGCCACCTCGCGCTGCCCGAGGGGACCTACGACTCCCTCGCGGTGCCGGGAGGACCGCAGTTCCTGCTGCTGACCGAGTACCTGCCGAAGTTCGCCTGGGCGGGCCACCGCTGGGTGAAGTTCCTGGTGGAGCATCACCGGCTCAGGCGCGCAGTTCTCGTGGGCCACGAGGACTGCGCCTGGCACGACGACGAGCGGATGATCCCGGCGCTCCTCCATCGGCTCGCGGCCGGCCCGGCGGGGCCAGACTCAGGGAAAGATCGCCAGCTCGAGGGCCTCCGGCAGATGGCCCGGGCCCTCCACGAGCTGCTGCCGTCGCTCGCGGTGGAGGCCTACTTCGCCGGGAAGGAGCCGGACGGCCGGGTTGGCTTCCTCCGCGTCGACTGACGCGGGTCCGCTCGGCCCTGGGGCGACTTGCCGGGGGGCTCCGCCCTCTGCTACCATCGCCGGCACAGGCACGCGTCCGGTACTCGCCTCTCCCGCGCGAGCCACGTGACGGCCGAGATCGTCGTCCAGAGCCTCGTCTCCGGCCTCCTGATGGGCTTCGTCTACGCCCTGATCGCGGCGGGCCTCTCCCTGATCTTCGGCCTCATGGAGATCGTGAACTTCGCCCACGGCGAGTTCCTCATGCTCGCCATGTTCGCCACCTTCTGGGCGTGGACCCTGGGGCACCTCGACCCGCTGGTCGCGCTGCCGGGCTCGACCGCGCTCCTCTTCCTCCTGGGCGTCGTCGTCTACAAGGGCGTCATCAGCCGGATCCTGGCCGCCCCGATGCTGGCCCAGGTGTTCGCCACCTTCGGGCTGGCCGTCTTTCTGCGCAGCGCCGCCCAGTTCCTCTGGACGCCCGACTTCCGGCTCGTCCAGAACCCGTGGGTGAGCGGGCGGCTCTCCCTGTTCGGGATCTTCGTGGGCACCCCGCAGCTCACGGCGGCGCTGGCCGCCCTGGCCGCGTTCGGGCTCCTCTACTGGTTCATCACGCGGACCGAGACCGGGTTGGCCCTCCAGGCGACGGCCCAGGACCGGCAGGCGGCCGCCCTCATGGGGATCGACACCGAGCGGATGTTCGCGCTGGGCTGGGGCATCGGGGCGGCCTGCGTGGGCGTCTCGGGCGCGCTCCTGGTCAACTTCTTCTATGTCTTCCCGGACGTGGGGAGCGTCTTCGCGCTCCTCGCCTACGTGACGGTGGCCCTGGGCGGCTTCGGCAACGTCCCGGCCACCCTGGCGGCCGGCGTGCTGGTCGGGCTGGTGGAGGTCCTGGTCGGCCTCTGGGCGCCGGCCTTCAAGTACGTCGGGGTCTTCGGCCTGTACCTGGCGGTGGTGGTCTGGCGGCCCCAGGGCCTGTTCGGGAAATTTTGATGCGTGCGCGCCGGCTCCGGGTTGCGCTCGGGGTCGCGCTCGGCCTGGCGCTGCTCGCCTACCCCGCCGTCTTCACCCGCCCCTACCCGCGCGACATCATGATCAAGATCTTCCTCTACGCGCTGCTCGCCCAGGCGTGGAACCTGCTCGGGGGCTACTGCGGCCAGATCTCGCTCGGCAACGCGGTCTTCTTCGGGATCGGCGCCTACACCTCCTCGGCGCTCCTCATGCGGTGGGAGCTCTCGCCGTGGCTGGGGATGCTGGCCGGCATGGGCCTGGCCGTCCTGGTCTCCCAGGCCATCGGCTTCCCCTGCTTCCGGCTCCGCGGCCACTACTTCGCGATCGCCACCATCGCCATCGGCGAGATCGTGCAGACCATCATGATCAACTGGGACGCCCTCGGGGGCGCCCGGGGGCTGTCGCTCCCGATCAAGCCGGAGACCTTCGTCAACTTCCAGTTCCACCGGGCCAAGTGGCCGTACTACTACATCGCGCTCGGACTCTTCGCGTGCGTGTTCGCGCTGACCGCGCTGGTCGAGCGCTCCCGCCCGGGCTACTACTTCCGCGCGATCCGCGAGGACGCGGACGCCGCATCCAGCCTCGGGATCCCGCTCGCCCGCTAC is part of the Candidatus Methylomirabilota bacterium genome and harbors:
- a CDS encoding SPFH domain-containing protein, with amino-acid sequence MTELLGLSSLFGLGGTLGPVLIVLIALVVLIVLMTATRNYIKVPPNKVAVFYGRKHRTPDGRTIGFRLVTGGARLRWPILEAVTYMDLMVFPIDLDVKDVPNKDGVLVSVQGVANVKIRNDEQSLIAAAERFLGLAHSDIKEIAYKNLEGHLRSIVGRLTVEEIVRDRQKFNQEVLTEATSDLAKIGLGVDVLTVQKIEDKEGYIQALGKKRTAEVKRDAQIGEASAAREATISSTTAIREGKERENENLALIAQAEKERDVKKAQYAAEVQGQQARAQQAGPLAEAKARQEVVEQEVLIELARTKKQTEVAEAEAVRRQQQLLAEVVKPADAERQKTILAAEAQKQKEILEAEGRKTAIVAIADAERQRHALEGLGEADALKAKLVAEAEGIKAKLLAEAEGIQAKLLAEANGVKAKLLAEAEGALKKAEAFAKLDESSKTLLVLERFPEVIKAFAPVAGAVAAPLGNIDRLVMVDSGGHGDGGSTLTRLASTVPTTLFGLLQTSKALGIDLTGLLGKAGVREEGDGRTVIKDKS
- a CDS encoding branched-chain amino acid ABC transporter permease codes for the protein MTAEIVVQSLVSGLLMGFVYALIAAGLSLIFGLMEIVNFAHGEFLMLAMFATFWAWTLGHLDPLVALPGSTALLFLLGVVVYKGVISRILAAPMLAQVFATFGLAVFLRSAAQFLWTPDFRLVQNPWVSGRLSLFGIFVGTPQLTAALAALAAFGLLYWFITRTETGLALQATAQDRQAAALMGIDTERMFALGWGIGAACVGVSGALLVNFFYVFPDVGSVFALLAYVTVALGGFGNVPATLAAGVLVGLVEVLVGLWAPAFKYVGVFGLYLAVVVWRPQGLFGKF
- a CDS encoding branched-chain amino acid ABC transporter permease is translated as MRARRLRVALGVALGLALLAYPAVFTRPYPRDIMIKIFLYALLAQAWNLLGGYCGQISLGNAVFFGIGAYTSSALLMRWELSPWLGMLAGMGLAVLVSQAIGFPCFRLRGHYFAIATIAIGEIVQTIMINWDALGGARGLSLPIKPETFVNFQFHRAKWPYYYIALGLFACVFALTALVERSRPGYYFRAIREDADAASSLGIPLARYKLAAIALSAAFTALGGSFYAQYVLFIDPESVFPLSLSILICLVAVLGGVGTLWGPFLGAVILIPLSEATRVYFGGTGKAVDLMIYGALIVLVAVFQPAGLAGLLGRLGRGGRRPSAPLPAAARAGTG